From a single Arachis hypogaea cultivar Tifrunner chromosome 3, arahy.Tifrunner.gnm2.J5K5, whole genome shotgun sequence genomic region:
- the LOC140183604 gene encoding uncharacterized protein, with amino-acid sequence MSITHTDDWRIPYLEYINTSIIPRYETNPQNFKRKASLFTTVAGELYRRGFSHPLLKCLGRNEANKVMNEIHEGVCGNYIGGQDLAAKIIRTGYYWPTMKRNCITKVKTCDNCQKHAAISMRPAEVMHNMEAETANRVILQAMRKKLNDAKGEWAELIPEILWSYNTTIQSTIGETPFKLVYRSEAMIPIEVGVPTLRTKLYNQQHNDNIRNVELDLAEEN; translated from the exons ATGAGCATCACTCACACAGATGATTGGAGAATACCCTATCTTGAATATATTAATACTAGTATTATTCCCAGATACGAGACTAACCCTCAAAATTTCAAACGAAAGGCAAGTCTTTTTACAACTGTCGCAGGAGAACTGTACAGGCGAGGGTTCTCACATCCATTGCTGAAATGCCTCGGCAGAAACGAAGCAAATAAAGTCATGAACGAGATCCACGAAGGTGTATGTGGAAACTATATAGGAGGACAAGATCTAGCGGCAAAGATTATCCGAACAGGATATTACTGGCCGACTATGAAGAGGAACTGCATCACGAAAGTAAAAACCTGCGACAACTGTCAAAAGCATGCCGCTATCTCGATGAGGCCCGCCGAGGTAATGCACAATATggag GCTGAGACTGCTAACCGAGTAATACTGCAGGCAATGAGAAAAAAGCTCAATGATGCGAAAGGAGAATGGGCAGAACTGATCCCAGAAATACTATGGAGCTATAACACAACAATACAGTCTACCATTGGCGAGACACCATTCAAACTAGTCTACAGATCAGAAGCAATGATTCCAATTGAAGTTGGCGTTCCTACCCTAAGAACTAAGCTATACAATCAACAACACAATGACAACATAAGAAACGTTGAGCTTGATCTCGCCGAGGAAAATTGA